Genomic DNA from Hymenobacter jejuensis:
TTGAGCGAGGTTAGGCTGAAACTTGCCGCCCTGGCTGAGCAGGTTGCCGTTGCGGTCGAAGTTCAGGTTCATCTCGGTCCCGATTACCTCCAGGCCCTGGTAGCGTTGGCGCAGGTACACGTGCGACACACCGTTGTGCGCATCGGTGTAGGAGTCGGTCACGAACGGGTCGCGCACGTCGGCTTCGGTTAGGCCCAAAGCAGCCCGCTTCGATTCGAGGTAGCGTATCGCCCGCTGAACCGAGGCATCCTGGGCCTGTGTGGCCAGCGGCCAAGAAAGGAGCATGGCCAACGCCAACGCCCGGTACCGGGCAGTGGTAAAATTTAGGGGCATAAAAGTGAGGAAGATGGGTGTAAGAGTGGCCACCAAACAACGAGGACTCTATTTCCAAATCTACTAACAAAACCGATAAATTCGGCGGGCAATCGGCTAAAAGCAGAAGCTAATCGACAAAGCCTGCCAGTGCCCCGACTAGACGGGTGCCGCTCCCTTGCCTCAGGACTTTGCGAAGCCCATTTTTACCAGAAAGTCCCACAGCACAACCCCAGCTGCCACCGACACATTCAGCGAGTGCTTGGTGCCAAATTGCGGGATTTCGACAGCCGCGTCGCACAGGGCCAGCACGTCGTCTTCGACCCCAAAAACCTCATTGCCCATGACCAAGGCATAAGGACGCCCAATTTCAGGAGTGAACTTAGTAAGTGTTTGACTATCAATAGTTTGCTCAACGGCTACTATGGCGTAGCCTGCGGCTTTAAGCTGCCGAATAGCGTCAACAGTAGTAGCCGCGTACTCCCACGCTACCGACTCGGTGCTGCCCAGCGCGGTCTTGGTGATTTCGCGTTGCGGCGGCCGGCCGGTAATTCCGCACAGCCAGATTTTCTCGACGGCAAAAGCGTCGGCGGTGCGGAAGGCGGCGCCCACATTATGCAAGCTCCGCACGTTGTCCAGAACGAGGGTTAGGGGGAATTTTTGCGTACTTTTGAAGTCTGCCACTGAGAGCCGGTTCAGCTCTTCCATCGTTCGTTTGCGCATCGTGGGGAGGGGTTGTTTTGCGCAAAGGTAGGAACGCGCTCCGGCGCGTTCGCTGTTTCGCCTGAACGCCGCAAAACCGTCTGCTCGGCTTGGCACTCACCGTTCAACGATTGAATGCGCTCCGGGGCATTCCTACAGCTTGCACTTTGTCTAACAAACCTAAGTTCGTCATCAAGTCGGTCGGTCCCGACCACATCACGCCCGCGCCCGTAGCCGATACGCCGCTGATGAAGCAGTATTATCAGCTCAAGCAGCAGCATCCGGGCGCGTTGCTCCTGTTTCGGGTCGGTGATTTTTACGAAACCTTCGGCGAAGATGCCGTCACCAGCTCGCGCATCCTCGACATCACGCTCACCAAGCGCGGCGCCGGCACCTCGTCGGAAGTGGCGCTGGCGGGTTTTCCGCACCACTCCCTTGACACGTATTTGCCGAAGCTCGTGCGGGCCGGGCAGCGCGTAGCCATCTGCGACCAGCTCGAAGATCCGAAGCAAGCCAAAGGGTTGGTGAAACGTGGTGTTACAGAGCTAGTTACGCCCGGAGTGTCATTCAACGACAACGTGCTCGAGCGCAAGAGCAACAACTACCTCGCGGCCGTCCATTTCGGCAAGCAGGAAGCCGGCATTGCCTTCCTCGACATCAGCACCGGCGAATTTTTGGTGGCCCAAGGTGACCTTGCGTACCTGGGTAAGCTGCTCCAGAATTTCTCGCCCGCTGAGGTGCTGTTCTGCAAAAAAAGCCGGCACGAGTTTGAGCAGCATTTTGGCCCTGATTTCTGCCATTATGCCCTCGACGAGTGGGTTTTCGGCTTCGACTACGCCCACGATTCGCTCACGCGCCATTTCAAAACCACCTCGCTCAAAGGCTACGGCATCGACACGCTACGGGAAGGCATCACGGCGGCCGGCTGCATCCTGCATTACCTTGCCGAAACCAAGCATACCGACATTGGCCACATCGCCAACATCGCCCGCTTGGAAGAGGACAAATACGTGTGGCTCGACCGCTTTACGGTGCGCAACTTGGAGTTGGTGCATCCGCAGCACATGGGCGGCGTGCCGCTCATCGACATCCTCGATCAAACGGTAACGCCGATGGGCGCGCGCCTGCTGCGCAAATGGGTGGTGCTCCCGCTGAAGGAAGTCGGGCAAATACAGCGCCGCCTGGATACGGTAGACGCGCTTTTGCAGAACCCCGAGCTGCTGGGTGAGCTAAATCAACATCTTAAGCAAATATTTGATTTAGAACGACTTATATCGAAAGTGGCCGTGCGGCGCATCAACCCGCGGGAGCTGATTCAGCTTAGCCGCGCGCTGGATGCCATCGGCCCGATTCGGGAGTCGCTGGCTGGTTCGGGCATTCGGGCTTTGCAGAAATTGGCCGATCAGTTGAACCCGTGCGTGACGCTCCGGGAAGAGATCAAAACCAAAATCCGGCCCGACGCGCCCGTGCTCACCAACCAAGGCAATGTGCTCAACGACGGCGTGGATGCCGAGCTGGACGAGCTGCGCAAAATTGCGTTTTCGGGCAAAGATTACTTGCTGAAACTCCAGCAGGAAGAAAGCCGCAAAACCGGCATCTCGTCGCTGAAAGTGGCTTATAATAAGGTGTTTGGCTACTACCTCGAAGTCACCAACGCCCACAAGGACAAGGTGCCCACCACCTGGATTCGAAAGCAAACTTTGGTGAATGCCGAGCGCTATATTACCGAGGAGCTGAAAACCTACGAAGAAAAGATCCTGCATGCCGAGGATCGGCTGTTTGTGATCGAGCAACAGCTTTATAATGAGCTGGTTCTGTCGGCCATGGATTACGTGCCGCAGATTCAGCAGAATGCCCGCGCCGTAGCCATTCTCGACTGCCTGGCCTCGTTTGCCACCACGGCGCGCCAGCACCGCTACGTCAAGCCCATCGTGAACGACACCACCGAGTTGGACATTCGCCAAGGCCGTCACCCGGTGATTGAGCGGCAACTGCCGCCCGGCGAGTTTTACATTCCCAACGACATTCGGCTCGATCAGGAAGAGCAGCAAATCGTGGTAATTACGGGGCCAAACATGGCCGGCAAATCGGCTCTGTTGCGCCAAACGGCCCTGATTGTGCTGTTGGCTCAGATCGGCTCGTTCGTGCCCGCTGACGCAGCCACCATCGGCGTCATCGACAAAATCTTCACCCGCGTAGGCGCTTCCGACAACCTGTCGAAGGGCGAAAGCACGTTCATGGTGGAAATGACCGAAACCGCTAGTATTCTTAACAACCTATCGGACAGAAGTTTAGTGCTGATGGACGAAATCGGGCGTGGCACCAGCACCTACGACGGCATCAGCATTGCGTGGGCCATCGTGGAGCACTTGCACAACAATCCCAAAGCCAAGGCCAAAACGCTGTTTGCCACCCATTACCACGAACTCAACCAACTGGCCGATGACTGCCCGCGGGTGCGCAACTACAACGTGGCCGTGAAGGAAGCCGACGGGCGCATCCTGTTCATGCGCAAGCTGGTGGAAGGCGGTTCGGAGCACAGCTTTGGCATTCATGTGGCCCGTATGGCCGGCATGCCCACCGCTGTAGTGCTGCGCGCCAACGAAATCATGCATCACCTCGAGCAGGAGCGAACCAGCGCCGGCGCCGAAGACAACACCCTTCTCGACGAAGTGCTGGCTGGGCTTGAAGTAAACACTCCGGATAACGCAACGCCAATCGGAGGCGAAACCGCCCAGCGCGGCCCAGCAGCCCGGCCGGTAGCCGTAGCTTCGGCGCCACGTCCGAGCCTGCAACTCAGCATGTTCGAGCCTTCCGACCCGGCCTTGGAGCGCATTCGGGAGCTGCTGCAAGCCTTGGATGTGAACACGCTTACGCCCATCGAGGCCCTGCTCAAGCTCAACGAATTAAAGCTCGTATTGAAATAAGATTGAAGAAAAAGCCCCTGAGAATGAGCTAGAACCATTTTTTTTCGGGCAAATCAGGAAGAAAAATTGCGCTAGGACTTGACACAATAAAAATCAGTTGTACCTTTGTCGCACCATTCGCCACTTGGTGAACGACATGCGAGAGTAGCTCAGTTGGTAGAGCGCGACCTTGCCAAGGTCGAGGTCGCGGGTTCGAACCCCGTCTCCCGCTCCAATAAAAAACTAAAAAGACGTTGCCAACCCGCAACGTCTTTTTAGTTTTGTAGCGAGTCTACATTTAAGCCGGAGTGGTGGAACTGGTAGACACGAGGGACTTAAAATCCCTTGCCGAATAGGCGTACGGGTTCGATTCCCGTCTCTGGTACGAAAAGCCCCTTTACACAAGCTGTGAAGGGGCTTTTGGCGTTTTAAGGGCTTTAGGGCGGTCGAGGGTGAATTATGTAAATATCGAATAACCAAATGATTATATGTATTTTGTGTATTGGCAAGCTTGAAAATAAAATAGGATGTAACCATTATGATTTTTGCACGTAACCGGATGCGGACTTGTTGGAATATAAAAATTTTTCAATTAAATAGGCTTATACTTGTATAAACAGCAGGTTTTGGAGCCTATTTTGCTTGGATGACCCCACGGTAAGTTCGTGCAATTGTACAACAGCCTCTTTCCTCTAGTTTTCCACCTTCAGCATATAGTCACCTTGAAAACCTTCTCTACTTCTGCCCTAGTTCTCGCCACCGCTTGTTTATTGGTTGGTTGCAAGAAAGAATCTGTGACCACGAAAGGTGACGTCAAAACGCAACTGCTGACTGCCAAGAACTGGCGGGTTAGCTCCGACGTGGTTGAAACGACGCGCAATGGTGTGGCCGACGCGCCGTACGACAAGTATGCAAACTTGGCTCCCTGTGGAAAAGACGATTTTATCCGCTTCCGCGATGACATGAGCATGCTGGTGGACGAAGGCCCCACCAAATGCGCGCCCAACGACCCCCAAACGCAGGGTGGCAAGTGGAGTTGGAACAGTGGCCAGACTGAAATTACGATGACAGACCCCACGTTTGCGGGGCGCGACAAATACAGCGGCCCCGTTGACCTAACAACGGACACGATCACGATTGTGCTTACTGATACCAAGGGCACGACTGTTACCAAAGAAACCATCGTGTACAAAGGTTTCTAGAAACATGCCACGCGCTAGGCCGCAGAAATAGTGCAGGTCTTCACAAGTTCAGGGGCGCCAAAGCAGGATAAAATCTCTGTTTTGGTGCCCCTGAGTGCGTATCGAAGGCATGTTGTTCCGTACTCTTAATGAGGGTCAGGCTATTACAGCTATGCTGTTGCCCTTATAGTACGCGGTTGGCTTGCTTTCTGAAAGGAGACAGTTGGCGACGGGATCTACCATTGCAGCGGCGGTACGAGAAGAATGGGCACCGGCGACACAATGAAATCGATGAGAAGCCGGCCAATGTAGCAGTTATGGGCGTGCAGGAAGAAGTTGGAGTTAATGCTATAGCATTGGCACACAAGTCGTTGACGGGCGGTAGGCCGGGGTTATTGATGCAAATCGAAAAGGCCCGGTAGCTGCCGTGGTAGGTGTTGCGCTATACGAATACACCCATACATAATAAGAAGAGCCAACAGTCAGGCCGTTGACTATCACCTCAAGGTCAGAGGCTTGAAGCGAAGTTAAGGCACCGCAGGAGCCCGAAAAAGACTTTTGCAGTAGGTCCGTGCTGATCAGCAGCAGCAAAAACAGCAAAAGTCACGGCCAAAGCCCGCCATGAGCAGGCAAGCGTGGGTGGCCGGAGGGCGCAGCAAAGCCACCCTCCGTACCGGATGGTAAGGGTTGTTTCATAGGAAGTTAGTGTGAAGTGGAACGGAAGCTCAAACCACGGCCTTGTCTCCGGTCCGCGGTTGGAGGCAATAGCAGTAGAAAAAATGCGTTGTTAGGCCCGGCCCAAATGCCGGCATATAAAGGAGAGTAGGTAGTGATTTTGGTTTAACCTATTAATAGACAGGTCATTATAATGAGCGCCGCCTTTTGTTATAGGCCCTGCATTGAGCCACTTTCTAACCCACACAGTTTGCAAGAGCGCAAGGCAGCGCCAGCCTCCAAGGCGGGAAGGTCTGGAAGTTGCTGCTGTATTTCGATGAATAATTGGTAGGACAAATCTATGGTACTAAAACAAGTTTCGCTATCACATAATCACGCGAACGGGTGGCACCTCGCTCAAACTGAACAGTAAACAGGTTTCTGTTGTGCCTGCTGCTTGGCTGGTATTCACTACTTTTAAGACCCTTCCTCGCTTTTCGTTTCTACATGGCTGCTTCCGCTATCCCACTTTCTCCCGACGAATACCAGCAAAAAATCAGGCAGGCTTTTGCCGAGGTCGGCAAGGTGGTAGTGGGCCAGCATTATATGGTCAATCGGCTGCTTATTGGCCTATTTACGGGTGGGCATATCCTTCTGGAAGGCGTGCCTGGGCTAGCTAAGACTCTGACTATTAGCACCTTGTCCAAGGTGCTGCATCTGAACTTTCAGCGGGTGCAGTTTACGCCCGACCTGCTGCCTTCCGACTTGGTGGGAACCATGATTTATAACCAGAACCAGTCGGTGTTCGAGGTGAAAAAGGGTCCGATCTTTTCCAATCTGGTGCTTGCCGACGAGGTCAATCGTTCGCCCGCCAAGGTGCAGAGCGCGCTGCTCGAAGCCATGCAGGAAAAACAGGTGACCATCGGCGAAACCACCTATCCGCTGGACTTGCCGTTTCTGGTGTTGGCCACGCAAAACCCTGTGGAACAAGAAGGTACGTATCCGTTGCCCGAGGCGCAGGTCGATCGGTTTATGATGAAAGTGTACGTCGATTACCTCAAGAAAACCGACGAACTGGAAGTCATGCGGCGCATGGCCAACATGGCCTACGTGGGCGACGTGAACCCCGTGCTCACCAAGGAAGACATTTTCGGGGTGCGCGATCTGATTAACCAGGTACAAATTTCGGAAACCCTGGAGAAATACATCATCGAGCTGGTTTTTGCCACGCGCAAGCCCGCCGATTACGATTTGGCGGAATTTGCTCAGTATGTGCAGTTTGGCGTAAGCCCAAGGGCCAGCATTGCCTTGCACCGCGCGGCCAAAGCGGTCGCCTTTTTCGACGAGCGCGACTATGTGCTACCCGAAGACATCAAGGATGTAGCCAGCGACGTGCTCAACCACCGCATCCTGCTCAACTACGAGGCCGAGGCCGACGGCATCCGCACCCAGGATCTTATCGAAGCAATCTTGCGTAAAGTGCCCATTAGCTAAGTATTTGATATTCAAATATTTGTGAATATGGCCTAATTTCCTTTGGCCAACAGTTCGCGCAGGCGAGTCAGCTCTTGCGGGCGGGGTACGAAGTCGGATACAGATGTGCCGGTTGCGCGCAAAAACTGACGCAGCAGGTAAGCCGTGCAGGCAAAGTACGAAAGCGAGGTGGCGCAAGCCGCGCCAATGATCCCCCAGCGGGGAATCAGCAGCCAACACGCGGGCACCGTAACCAAAATGCCCACGACGGTACACACATTGTTGACCCAATACCGGCCGATGCCAGCAAAATAAGAGCTGCATATCATGTTGATAGACATGATGATAACGCCCGGCGCCAACACCAGAATAACTGGCCGGGCCGCCCCGAACTCAGGCCCGAACACCGTGATTAGCACAACGGGCGGTAGCGCGCAAAGCACCAGCACCGCGGCCAGCGTGCCCAGCACCGTGAGGCGCGCCACGCCCAACGTGGAGCCGAGGCCAGCGTGCTTGTCGGTAGCGTGCACCAGATCAACGTATTGGATCAGGGCGGTGCTGCGCGGAATGATCCAGATAGCTTCGGCCAGCGCTACGCCCACCGACAGCACTCCCACGGCGCGGGCGTCGGCGTAGTGTGCCACGAAATAGTAACTCAGGCGATAGTTGACGAAGGCCAGAATGTTGGACAGGTGCGAACTGCGGCTGTTGCGGGCCAGCTCGCGTACGGTATGACCAAATCCTGATCGGATGTTTTTGGGGTCGGGAAGCTGGAGTAAGTACTTGAATGTGAGAAGCAAGGGCAAACCGTAGGCTACGTAGGTAGCGTAGTAATACACGGGCACCTGCCGCCACGCCAGCCCCAGAAAAGCCACTAGCAACACGCCCGCCAGCAAGGCTACTTGCAACACCGTCAGGAAGTTATAGCTCGCTTCCCTTTTGCGGCCCAACAAAAGCGACGTGTTGATCGAGAAAAAGGCCTGCACCACCGACAACGCCCACAAATGCCACAGATACATTTCGGGAACGGCCCGTAGGGCGCCTACGGTGGCCGTGCCCGCCGTGCACACCACCAAGGCCCAGCCATAAGCCGGCGCAAGCAGGTGCCAGACGTTGTGCGTGGGAGCCAAAAAAATGAGCGACGAGCCGCCCAACAATCCGATAAACAGCAGCAATACCGCGCAATCGGTCACGAATAGGCTGACGGCGCCGCGGCCGGCAGCGCCGAGGTAATGCGCCGTGAGCCACACCACAGCAAAACTGAGCAAGGCAGTTGCCAGCCGGGTTGCAAAGTTGTGGAGGATGCGGCGAATCATGCGTGCGGAACAGGAGCCCAGTCCAACAGGCTGTGATAAAGCGAGTTAAAAGCTTGCCCGACGTGCGCCGGACTGCTGCGGGCCACTGCATCGGCGTGCAGACGAGTAGCATCCGGCCGAACTTCGCCCGCCAGCACTGAGGTTAGCGCGGCGGCCAGGGCTTCTTCATCGTCCATGGGTACTAGTTGGCCAAAGGCACCTTCGGGGCGAAACAGCTCCGGCACGGCGGCCGTGTGGGTCGCGACTACGGGGCAGCCGCAGGCCCGCGCTTCCAGCAACACGCAACCGAAAGTTTCCAGTCGGCTAAACGAAACCAAGGCCGCGGCCTGCTGCATTTCGGTGGCCACAGCCGATTGCGGCAGCTTGCCCAGAAAGACCACGGTGCCGTCAGCGAGCAAGCTTAACCCCTGAGCCAGTTGGCGTAGCAGCGCTTCATCGGGTCCGTAGCCAGCAATGCGCAAACGCAGGCTGGGCCAAGTGGGCCGCAGTCGAGCCACCACCCGCAAGATTCCTGAGATGTTTTTTACAGCATCATCAAAAGCCGAAACGTTGAGCAGCGTTTGCGTACGCGGCCGTACTAGCGCGGGCCGGAACAGATCTGTATCTACCACATTACCAATCACAACTGAATAGGCATTGCGAAAGCTCAGCGCGTGCATCGCGTCGCGCAGAGCTTCCGAAACGGTGTGTAGCGCCGCAGCCTGCCGTACCACCGCCCGCGTCAGGATGCGACGAAGCCAACTAATGCCCACGACGCGTTCCGGTAAGTACAGCGACCAATGCTCAGTGACTAGATAAGGCACTCGGTAACAAAGCTTTAGCCACCACGCAAATAAGCCGGTGCGCAGCAACACATGCACGTGTACCAACTGCGGTCGGCCCCAAGTGCGTTGGAGGTGCCAGTAGCCGTGGCCGAGGCAACCAAAATACAGAATCAGTTTCAGCAGCTTGTCCAGAGGCCCAAAACCCGTAATGCGGTCTTGATAATAGTAGCGGTAGATAGGAAAAGCTAATTCTGTATCTATTTTGTAATCAACGAGTTGTGGTAATGGCTTGCGGGCCACTGTGGCAAACAGGATGGCGATATCAGCGTGCGGCGCGATGGCTGCAACGTGGCGGGCCACAAAGTCGCCGGCTTGGTCGTCGTAGCGGTTGGGGTACCACTTGGGCAGCATGAGTACGCGAGGCTTCATTACGAGCGCAAGCTACAGGTTTTGGGGTGGCGGCACGGGGCGAAGTAAGGCCAACTTACGCAACAAAAAAGGAGCCTTCTCAGAAGGCTCCTTTCGACTAACCGGCATTTCAGGATGCTTATACCTGAAATGTATAGACAGTTAAAATATTAATAATCAGCATTTTGTGGGTCGAAGTTGGTCCAGCCAGCCAGCCAGTTGTCAGCAGAAGTACCTGAGCCGGAGAAGGCGCCGATGTAGCTTACTTTGGTGAAGAAAGCGTCCGTGACCTTGGTGCTCGTAAAGTCGGCGGGCGCCGTGGGCGGGGTAGTGGCAGAAGCAGCTACGATGGGCGAAGCACTGCGCGGCAAAAAGCTCGGAGCCGTCAGGTTGAAGGGGTTGAGCAGCTGCACGTTATCCGAAGTAGCATAGCGTTTGTTGCCATTCGCTTTCAGCCACGTGACTGGGCCCACGGCCGTGCCCCAGGCTGCCGAATCGGAGCTCATCACGTTGTTGACGGTCAGGCTGCCTGCCCCGCCATTTGGCCCAATATACACGATGCTGCGCTGGCCGTTGGTTGAGTTCGACCCGACCAGCGAGCCAGCCACGATGTTGTTTTTGAATTGCAGATCGCTGCGACCGGCGTTGGCGGCCGTTAAGCTGTTATCAATCAGCACGCCCGTCGGGAAGCCCATGATCACGGAGTTCAGAATGCTGAGCGCCGAGTTGCGGCGAATATGCACGCCGGCCGTGTACTGCGGGCTGTAATTGGCCGCGCTAGGGTTCAGGATCGGCCCTACGGCCGTCACGTTGGAGAATACCGCCGAGGTGATCGGGCCTTTGGTGGTGCCGTTGGCGTCGTTGTCCGATTCGAAGGCTTTGGAACCCGACTGGTCGGCCTGCTGCGGATCGCGCAGAGAAACAGCGAATTGTACCTTGCCCGAGAAGCCGTTATCGGTATCAAAATCGTCGTCGAAGCCGCGGTGGGCCACTAGGTATTTGGCGTTGACGGTGCCTCCGAACCATTCGTACGAGTCATCGCCGCTGTACGAAACCTGAATGTGATCGACGGTTGTGCCGCTGCCCACGCCGTCGAAGGTCAAGCCGTTCAGCTCATTATTGGGCGTAAGCGCAATGCCCGCAAACTCAATGCGAATGTACTGGAGCGTGCCGGAGTTGTCGGCAGCGTTGGTGCCGCCGTATTTGGTTGTGATGCCGCCTTCGGCCGTGGGTAGGTTGGTGCCGTCGATGGAGTTTACCGGCGCGTTGCCAGCAATGACCACGCCGCCCCAGTCGCCGTAGTTGCGCGAGCCTTTGGCTTGGTTAGAAGTAAAAATGATGGGCTTTTCGGCCGTGCCGGCGGCTATGATCTTTGCGCCGGGCTCAATAATCAGGGTGCCTTTCGTGTCCTTATCGCCTTTGATGATGGTGCCCGGCTCGATGGTAAGGGTCGCGCCGGTGCGTACGTACACAAAGCCCTTCAGCAAGTATCGGTTGGCCGCCGACCAGGTAGTGTTGGTCGTGATGGCAGTTTCCTTGCCATCGCCGACCACAATTACCGACCCCGAAGCCGGTGGGGGCGTGGTGCCGCCGGTGGTAGTTCCGCTAGGTACGGGAGCGTTCGGAGCGGGGGTGGTATCCTTTTTATCGCAGGAGGCAAGACCCAGCAGTAGCGTTGCAACGAGCGCCAGGGATAGGGGATTCTTTTTCATGAGGGCGTGAAATGAGAATTAGGTCTTGGGGGTTGGAAAGGATGCGACTCGAAAAACTCAGTAATTAAGGCAGGGGCGTAGTCGGAGTAGCGCGTGGCTCCAAGTTGAAGCGCATGCCCACGGTGTAGTAGGTGCCGCGGCGGTAGCCGGCCAGCGACTGGTCGCTGTTCGTGTACTTTTTGTCGCGGTTGTAGTCCTGCACCAGGTTCACTTTCTGGTTGAGCAGATCCTGCACGCCGGCATTCAGCGACATGCGCTTCGATACCGTTTTGGTCACCGACAAGTCGATGGTGTGGCGGGGCATTTCCACTACGTCGGGGTAATCGTTGCTGCCCGCAAACAGAATGCGCGGCCCAAATACGTTGTAGAGCGCCGCGATCTGCCAGGTGTTTTCGGGCGTCTGGTAGTAAAGGCCGCCGTTATACACATAAGGCGACTGGCCCTGGAGAGCGCGCTTCTTGTTCCAGGCTACGTTGTCGCCCAGTGAAACTTGGCTTTTAATCAGGGATCCGTTGAAGACTACCGAGAGGTTTTTGAAGCCCGACGTGCCGAACGCATCGTCCAAGAGAGTCAGGTTCTTCTTCAGGTCGAGCTCGACGCCGTACGCGTAGGCGCTGGGGGCGTTCACGAAGGTGTAGGCTAAGTTGGTCGTCAGCACCACCACGTTTTCAATGGGGTTCTTAAACTTCTTGTAGAAAGCCCCCACATGGATCAGTTCGCCGTCAGAAGGGTAGAGTTCGTAGCGCAAATCGAAGTTGTCGATGCTGGCGACCTTCAGGGGCGTTTCGGGATTGAGGTACAACGAGCCGAAATTCAGCACGTTGAAGTCGAAGTCGTAGTAGAAGAACGGCGCCGACTCGCGGAACTCGGGGCGGTTGAGGCTACGGCCGTAGGAAGCGCGCACTAGGTTTTTGTCGTTGAAATTATAGCTCAGATTGGCAGAGGGCAGCAGGAAATTGGTGGTCACGTCTTGGGAAACCGGCTGGCCGTTTATGCCTGTGTTGATCGACTGCACGTTGCGCTCGTAGCGGGCGCCTGTCAGCAGCTTGATCTTGGGCGTGACCGGAATGTTGAAGGATAAGTATCCGGCTTCCAGTTCGTTAGACGCGCCGTAGCGATACGTTGAGTTGATGTCCTCGTCCATGCGGAAGCCGCCAGAAGCGATGTTGCGCGGGTCGAAGATGTTGCCCACGGCCTCGTTGCGCAGCCGCGGATCGCCG
This window encodes:
- a CDS encoding RNA methyltransferase, whose product is MRKRTMEELNRLSVADFKSTQKFPLTLVLDNVRSLHNVGAAFRTADAFAVEKIWLCGITGRPPQREITKTALGSTESVAWEYAATTVDAIRQLKAAGYAIVAVEQTIDSQTLTKFTPEIGRPYALVMGNEVFGVEDDVLALCDAAVEIPQFGTKHSLNVSVAAGVVLWDFLVKMGFAKS
- a CDS encoding lipopolysaccharide biosynthesis protein, whose product is MIRRILHNFATRLATALLSFAVVWLTAHYLGAAGRGAVSLFVTDCAVLLLFIGLLGGSSLIFLAPTHNVWHLLAPAYGWALVVCTAGTATVGALRAVPEMYLWHLWALSVVQAFFSINTSLLLGRKREASYNFLTVLQVALLAGVLLVAFLGLAWRQVPVYYYATYVAYGLPLLLTFKYLLQLPDPKNIRSGFGHTVRELARNSRSSHLSNILAFVNYRLSYYFVAHYADARAVGVLSVGVALAEAIWIIPRSTALIQYVDLVHATDKHAGLGSTLGVARLTVLGTLAAVLVLCALPPVVLITVFGPEFGAARPVILVLAPGVIIMSINMICSSYFAGIGRYWVNNVCTVVGILVTVPACWLLIPRWGIIGAACATSLSYFACTAYLLRQFLRATGTSVSDFVPRPQELTRLRELLAKGN
- a CDS encoding glycosyltransferase: MKPRVLMLPKWYPNRYDDQAGDFVARHVAAIAPHADIAILFATVARKPLPQLVDYKIDTELAFPIYRYYYQDRITGFGPLDKLLKLILYFGCLGHGYWHLQRTWGRPQLVHVHVLLRTGLFAWWLKLCYRVPYLVTEHWSLYLPERVVGISWLRRILTRAVVRQAAALHTVSEALRDAMHALSFRNAYSVVIGNVVDTDLFRPALVRPRTQTLLNVSAFDDAVKNISGILRVVARLRPTWPSLRLRIAGYGPDEALLRQLAQGLSLLADGTVVFLGKLPQSAVATEMQQAAALVSFSRLETFGCVLLEARACGCPVVATHTAAVPELFRPEGAFGQLVPMDDEEALAAALTSVLAGEVRPDATRLHADAVARSSPAHVGQAFNSLYHSLLDWAPVPHA
- a CDS encoding AAA family ATPase, with product MAASAIPLSPDEYQQKIRQAFAEVGKVVVGQHYMVNRLLIGLFTGGHILLEGVPGLAKTLTISTLSKVLHLNFQRVQFTPDLLPSDLVGTMIYNQNQSVFEVKKGPIFSNLVLADEVNRSPAKVQSALLEAMQEKQVTIGETTYPLDLPFLVLATQNPVEQEGTYPLPEAQVDRFMMKVYVDYLKKTDELEVMRRMANMAYVGDVNPVLTKEDIFGVRDLINQVQISETLEKYIIELVFATRKPADYDLAEFAQYVQFGVSPRASIALHRAAKAVAFFDERDYVLPEDIKDVASDVLNHRILLNYEAEADGIRTQDLIEAILRKVPIS
- the mutS gene encoding DNA mismatch repair protein MutS: MKQYYQLKQQHPGALLLFRVGDFYETFGEDAVTSSRILDITLTKRGAGTSSEVALAGFPHHSLDTYLPKLVRAGQRVAICDQLEDPKQAKGLVKRGVTELVTPGVSFNDNVLERKSNNYLAAVHFGKQEAGIAFLDISTGEFLVAQGDLAYLGKLLQNFSPAEVLFCKKSRHEFEQHFGPDFCHYALDEWVFGFDYAHDSLTRHFKTTSLKGYGIDTLREGITAAGCILHYLAETKHTDIGHIANIARLEEDKYVWLDRFTVRNLELVHPQHMGGVPLIDILDQTVTPMGARLLRKWVVLPLKEVGQIQRRLDTVDALLQNPELLGELNQHLKQIFDLERLISKVAVRRINPRELIQLSRALDAIGPIRESLAGSGIRALQKLADQLNPCVTLREEIKTKIRPDAPVLTNQGNVLNDGVDAELDELRKIAFSGKDYLLKLQQEESRKTGISSLKVAYNKVFGYYLEVTNAHKDKVPTTWIRKQTLVNAERYITEELKTYEEKILHAEDRLFVIEQQLYNELVLSAMDYVPQIQQNARAVAILDCLASFATTARQHRYVKPIVNDTTELDIRQGRHPVIERQLPPGEFYIPNDIRLDQEEQQIVVITGPNMAGKSALLRQTALIVLLAQIGSFVPADAATIGVIDKIFTRVGASDNLSKGESTFMVEMTETASILNNLSDRSLVLMDEIGRGTSTYDGISIAWAIVEHLHNNPKAKAKTLFATHYHELNQLADDCPRVRNYNVAVKEADGRILFMRKLVEGGSEHSFGIHVARMAGMPTAVVLRANEIMHHLEQERTSAGAEDNTLLDEVLAGLEVNTPDNATPIGGETAQRGPAARPVAVASAPRPSLQLSMFEPSDPALERIRELLQALDVNTLTPIEALLKLNELKLVLK